One Acidobacteriaceae bacterium genomic region harbors:
- the drmA gene encoding DISARM system helicase DrmA has protein sequence MPAETTSAHVRGKLIDALKLDLVGPQQGLGDAAEVLPQSPSRWYLTGFLAPLDGPAEQRSDADADDDLDSGGEPGLDDDVTPDPSAAAKQKYLPGSIGVSVLLPKEAKTLTVRVSWGDYRRKSDGAGSEQWTREPREETVPLDLVDKLDSPTEKKVPKSSGLTVALTILPVGKFGPEAGLKDGARTISVFIVNRRTPKGDEIRDEAFAFQTELRLTADQPFLERPNTRGLLSDDWDENVADLQYRDVGEYAVGHNVAASGNPREVRTCWIPEAQVERVAPASIEGVSLGMDELATLVDGAEARAKLMPLVAHYREWIESQRAKAPASPRKRAATAKSLLDNGSVAADRIERGISLLADPECLKAFRLANQSMGTAARRRFGPMQNKPIESVKAPSWRPFQLAFLLMNLPGIAEPEGNDREIVDLLFFPTGGGKTEAYLGLAAFSLLLRRLRNPGITGAGLCVLMRYTLRLLTLDQLSRAATLMCALELLREADPSLGDWPFEIGLWVGRAATPNEMGSKDRDHPETARRRTIAFWNDSSKPSPVPLEECPWCGTKFQRESFRLTANGRINRDYPDELQIACINRDCDFNRDRTLPIVAVDEPMYRRLPCFMIATVDKFAGMPWTGKIAGFFGRVQRYDKAGFYGPMEPGRGSLLPNGQLLPPDLIIQDELHLISGPLGTMVGLYETALEELAVRGKVRPKIVASTATVRRADSQIQALFNRDQVDIFPPPGPDRRDSFFACTLKPEEGNGQTNPRLYVGIAAQGRSPKVAMLRVYLALLGAGELSYQELKKSSPNPADPYMTLVGYFNALRELGGARRLIEDEVRNRLERYGTRKRVGEEFGLFADREIAYEPVELTSRVDTSKVSEAKAKLARPFTEKNHADVAIATNMISVGLDITRLGLMVVFGQPKTSAEYIQASSRVGRDPERPGLVVTLLNVHKPRDRSHYERFCAYHETFYRSVEATSVTPFSPRALDRGLAASLVALSRLGLEVMTPPLGAMEILNQRNSLESVVERFGGRAFNHNKLGTEERNRLRQAVRQRCGDLLDEWARVVQDQKQVGAGLQYNPHEHGTGVPLLQDFLDPSLKNLPSGNWKMKFRANRSLRNVEPNVNMWVRSLEGFDLDED, from the coding sequence ATGCCCGCAGAAACAACATCCGCGCACGTGCGTGGCAAGCTGATCGATGCGCTGAAGCTCGATCTGGTCGGCCCGCAACAGGGCCTCGGCGACGCAGCAGAGGTCTTGCCGCAGTCACCGTCCCGCTGGTATCTGACCGGCTTTCTTGCACCACTCGACGGACCCGCCGAACAGCGCAGCGATGCCGACGCGGACGACGACCTGGATTCCGGCGGCGAACCAGGCCTCGACGACGACGTGACTCCCGATCCAAGCGCGGCTGCCAAACAGAAGTACCTGCCCGGTTCCATCGGCGTCAGCGTACTGCTCCCAAAAGAAGCAAAGACCCTTACCGTCCGCGTCAGTTGGGGAGACTACCGCCGCAAGAGCGACGGTGCCGGCTCGGAGCAATGGACAAGAGAGCCACGAGAGGAGACGGTGCCGTTAGACCTCGTGGACAAACTCGATAGTCCGACAGAAAAGAAGGTTCCAAAAAGCAGCGGCCTCACCGTCGCTCTCACCATCCTGCCGGTAGGCAAGTTCGGTCCGGAGGCCGGTTTGAAGGATGGAGCCCGAACCATCTCAGTCTTCATCGTCAACCGCAGAACTCCCAAAGGCGATGAGATCCGCGATGAGGCCTTCGCATTCCAGACCGAGTTACGCCTGACCGCGGACCAGCCGTTCCTCGAACGACCCAATACGCGCGGCCTACTATCAGACGATTGGGATGAGAACGTCGCTGACCTGCAGTATCGGGATGTTGGCGAATATGCCGTAGGCCACAATGTCGCGGCGTCGGGCAATCCCCGCGAAGTCCGCACTTGTTGGATTCCCGAAGCCCAGGTGGAGCGCGTCGCCCCCGCGTCGATCGAAGGCGTCTCCCTCGGCATGGATGAACTTGCAACGTTGGTAGACGGTGCGGAAGCCAGAGCCAAACTAATGCCTCTGGTCGCACATTATCGCGAGTGGATCGAGTCGCAGCGTGCTAAGGCTCCAGCGTCGCCCCGAAAGCGGGCAGCAACCGCGAAGAGCTTGCTCGATAACGGGAGTGTTGCCGCAGACCGCATCGAACGCGGAATCTCGCTGCTGGCTGATCCCGAATGCCTGAAGGCATTTCGCTTGGCAAACCAGTCGATGGGGACAGCGGCCCGCCGTCGATTTGGCCCGATGCAGAACAAGCCCATCGAATCGGTGAAGGCTCCCTCGTGGCGGCCCTTTCAACTCGCCTTCCTGCTGATGAACCTGCCCGGAATCGCCGAGCCGGAAGGCAACGATCGCGAGATTGTCGATCTACTGTTCTTCCCGACGGGCGGCGGCAAGACCGAGGCCTATCTGGGACTCGCCGCATTCAGCTTGCTGCTAAGACGCTTGCGGAACCCTGGAATCACGGGCGCGGGGCTTTGTGTTCTGATGCGGTATACGTTGCGTCTGCTGACGCTTGACCAGCTTAGCCGCGCAGCGACCCTGATGTGTGCGTTGGAACTGTTGAGAGAGGCCGACCCGAGCCTCGGAGACTGGCCGTTCGAAATTGGCTTATGGGTAGGGCGGGCAGCGACACCGAACGAGATGGGCAGCAAGGATCGGGACCACCCTGAGACCGCACGCCGTCGCACTATTGCTTTTTGGAACGACAGCAGCAAGCCGTCCCCAGTGCCACTGGAGGAATGCCCTTGGTGTGGCACCAAGTTCCAGAGAGAATCTTTCCGGCTGACAGCGAATGGCCGGATCAATCGTGACTATCCGGACGAATTGCAGATCGCCTGCATCAACCGCGATTGCGACTTCAACAGGGACCGCACGCTGCCCATTGTCGCTGTTGATGAACCGATGTATCGTCGGCTTCCTTGCTTCATGATTGCCACTGTCGATAAGTTTGCGGGGATGCCGTGGACCGGAAAAATTGCCGGCTTCTTCGGCAGGGTTCAGCGATACGACAAAGCAGGCTTTTACGGCCCGATGGAGCCGGGCAGAGGCTCTTTGTTGCCCAATGGCCAGCTGCTCCCGCCGGATCTGATCATTCAAGATGAACTCCATCTGATCTCTGGTCCCCTTGGCACGATGGTCGGTCTCTACGAGACCGCACTTGAAGAACTGGCAGTGCGCGGCAAAGTGAGGCCAAAGATCGTTGCGTCTACAGCCACGGTCAGAAGAGCCGACAGTCAAATCCAAGCCCTGTTCAACAGAGATCAGGTGGACATCTTTCCGCCGCCCGGACCCGACCGGCGCGATTCCTTCTTTGCTTGCACCTTGAAGCCAGAAGAAGGTAACGGGCAGACGAATCCACGACTTTATGTTGGAATCGCCGCGCAGGGGCGGAGCCCGAAAGTTGCCATGCTTCGGGTATACCTGGCACTCCTCGGTGCGGGAGAGTTGTCGTACCAAGAACTCAAGAAATCGTCCCCGAATCCAGCCGACCCCTACATGACACTGGTCGGGTACTTCAATGCCCTTCGGGAGTTGGGGGGCGCTCGAAGGTTAATTGAGGACGAAGTGCGGAATCGACTTGAGAGATACGGCACCAGGAAACGGGTCGGCGAAGAATTCGGCCTATTTGCTGATAGAGAGATCGCTTACGAGCCAGTCGAACTGACGAGCCGCGTCGATACGTCGAAGGTCTCGGAGGCAAAAGCGAAGCTGGCTCGTCCTTTTACAGAAAAGAACCATGCGGACGTTGCGATTGCCACCAATATGATTTCGGTCGGGCTTGACATTACGCGACTGGGCTTGATGGTCGTTTTTGGTCAGCCAAAGACTTCGGCCGAGTACATACAAGCAAGCAGCCGCGTTGGGCGCGATCCCGAGCGACCGGGGCTGGTTGTCACGCTTCTCAACGTTCACAAGCCACGAGACCGCTCTCATTACGAACGATTTTGTGCTTATCACGAGACTTTCTATCGAAGCGTTGAGGCAACGAGTGTCACGCCTTTCTCCCCGCGAGCGCTCGATCGCGGTTTAGCCGCTTCTCTTGTTGCTCTTTCGCGCCTTGGCCTTGAGGTGATGACGCCTCCTCTTGGGGCCATGGAGATTTTGAATCAGCGGAACTCACTAGAATCGGTTGTAGAAAGGTTCGGAGGACGCGCGTTCAACCACAACAAGCTCGGCACTGAAGAGCGCAATCGCCTCCGGCAGGCCGTTAGGCAACGCTGCGGTGATCTGCTGGATGAGTGGGCGAGAGTCGTACAAGACCAGAAGCAAGTTGGCGCGGGCCTCCAGTACAACCCTCACGAGCATGGCACCGGTGTGCCGCTCCTGCAGGACTTCCTGGACCCGTCACTCAAGAATCTGCCTAGTGGAAATTGGAAAATGAAGTTTCGGGCAAACCGTTCACTGCGGAATGTTGAGCCAAACGTGAATATGTGGGTTCGGAGCCTTGAAGGTTTCGACCTTGACGAGGATTAA